From Anopheles darlingi chromosome 2, idAnoDarlMG_H_01, whole genome shotgun sequence, the proteins below share one genomic window:
- the LOC125952727 gene encoding general odorant-binding protein 19d-like — protein MKHIAVALLFVGLSLAGTQADEVSEAKEMLRGLAAECKQQEGASDDDVENFVNDKMPDTRTQKCLAGCMQEQFGVSNGKAFQPDGFIELSKMLMKGDEAKMALAKEIAADCKDVVHEDRCELAVLVMNCLKDSAEKHGIELKH, from the exons ATGAAGCACATTGCAGTCGCGCTGTTGTTTGTCGGCCTTTCGCTAGCCGGAACGCAG GCCGATGAAGTATCGGAAGCTAAGGAGATGCTGCGTGGATTGGCTGCAGAGTGCAAACAGCAGGAAGGTgccagtgatgatgatgtggaaaATTTCGTGAACGATAAGATGCCGGATACTCGAACGCAGAAGTGTCTGGCCGGTTGCATGCAGGAGCAGTTCGGTGTGTCCAATGGGAAGGCATTCCAACCGGACGGTTTCATCGAGCTCTCCAAGATGCTCATGAAGGGTGATGAGGCAAAGATGGCGCTCGCGAAAGAGATCGCCGCCGATTGTAAGGATGTGGTGCACGAGGACCGCTGCGAGCTAGCCGTGTTGGTTATGAACTGTCTAAAGGATTCGGCTGAGAAGCATGGAATTGAGCTGAAGCATTAG
- the LOC125952719 gene encoding atypical kinase COQ8B, mitochondrial: MSRAQDAVGMLRGLKLVAEAAGRTNSDYARHVWANSSVRELLEQQLNAGEQTIKQVLNNPAKEMEKAGGMLRETLERTGVVAEGLRQLTVAALPKVAPLSADTLLPPRVPTASGGSDGVAAAPEKQGDIASLDISQITLKELESILSEHSKNREIRLGTKRTSAMQTEAAATPQVPEESPKQETEIPQTTVPKERPPIISKAVTQDEKQIEKMMQFVSSYDKQGESAAPPATKAQQPQPQPIELPQLSTVAKQRKVPSSRVARLASFGGLFAGLGLGTVNELAKGALGIGGTLDVKQALFSPNNAERIVDTLCKVRGAALKLGQILSIQDSNIVSPQLVKAFERVRQAADYMPDWQVEKQLVSELGPNWRDKLASFDQKPFAAASIGQVHRGVLKESGMEVAIKIQYPGVARSIESDIDNLVSMLKVWDVFPAGVFIDNVVAVAKRELAWEVDYTREAEYTERFAEMIKHMPEYRVPKVIKELTSKNVLTTELVPGVPMDRCFDLSQEHRDHIAYGVMKLCLNELFTFRCMQTDPNWSNFLYDASTKQIMLIDFGATRFYKKDFMDDYLRVIIAATKNDRQQILELSRKMGFLTGYETVAMENAHIDAVLILGEVFSVPGEFEFGRQSTTKKIAALVPVMIAHRLCPPPEEIYSLHRKLSGVFLLCARLNAKIDCKPIFNEVMQNYKFD; the protein is encoded by the exons GCGGTTGGGATGTTGCGAGGCTTGAAACTCGTGGCCGAGGCCGCGGGGCGCACAAACAGCGATTACGCCAGGCACGTGTGGGCAAATTCAAGCGTACGGGAATTACTCGAACAGCAGCTGAATGCCGGCGAACAAACTATCAAACAGGTGCTCAATAATCCCGCAAAGGAAATGGAGAAAGCGGGAGGAATGCTTCGGGAAACGCTCGAACGCACGGGCGTTGTCGCGGAAGGTCTGCGGCAGCTTACGGTGGCTGCTTTGCCGAAAGTTGCTCCACTTTCGGCCGACACACTTTTGCCACCGCGTGTCCCCACAGCGTCCGGCGGGAGCGATGGAGTTGCAGCGGCACCAGAAAAACAGGGAGATATAGCGAGCCTGGATATCTCCCAAATTACTCTGAAGGAACTGGAATCGATACTGTCCGAGCACAGCAAGAACCGGGAGATACGGTTGGGCACCAAGCGCACGTCTGCGATgcaaacagaagcagcagcgacccCGCAGGTCCCAGAAGAATCGCCGAAACAAGAAACAGAAATACCTCAAACGACAGTACccaaggagcggccaccaatCATTTCGAAAGCAGTGACACAGGACGAGAAGCAGATTGAGAAGATGATGCAATTCGTGTCTTCGTACGATAAACAGGGAGAATCGGCTGCCCCTCCTGCTACGAAGGCTCAGCAACCACAGCCACAACCGATAGAACTACCTCAGCTGAGCACAGTTGCTAAGCAGCGCAAAGTACCTTCATCCCGTGTAGCCCGGCTGGCATCGTTCGGAGGCCTGTTCGCCGGATTAGGACTGGGGACGGTAAACGAGCTGGCCAAGGGTGCCCTCGGAATCGGCGGAACGCTCGATGTGAAGCAAGCCCTATTTAGCCCGAACAATGCCGAGCGTATCGTGGATACGTTATGCAAAGTTCGTGGAGCTGCTCTCAAGCTGGGCCAAATACTTAGCATACAGGATTCGAACATCGTTTCGCCGCAGCTGGTGAAGGCCTTCGAGCGGGTGCGACAGGCTGCCGATTATATGCCGGATTGGCAGGTAGAGAAGCAGCTCGTCTCCGAGCTGGGGCCCAATTGGCGCGATAAGTTGGCCAGCTTCGATCAAAAACCATTCGCGGCTGCCTCGATCGGACAAGTGCACCGTGGTGTGCTGAAAGAGAGCGGAATGGAGGTAGCAATCAAAATTCAGTATCCGGGAGTGGCCAGGAGCATCGAGAGCGACATTGATAACCTCGTGTCGATGCTGAAAGTGTGGGACGTATTTCCAGCCGGAGTCTTCATCGACAATgtagtggcggtggccaaACGCGAACTAGCCTGGGAAGTGGACTACACACGAGAAGCGGAGTACACGGAACGGTTTGCGGAAATGATCAAGCACATGCCCGAGTACCGGGTACCTAAGGTGATCAAAGAGCTGACTTCGAAAAATGTGCTAACAACGGAGCTGGTCCCTGGTGTTCCGATGGATCGATGCTTCGATCTAAG CCAGGAGCACCGTGATCACATAGCGTATGGTGTAATGAAGCTGTGCCTAAACGAGTTGTTTACCTTCCGATGCATGCAGACGGATCCCAACTGGTCCAACTTCCTGTACGATGCGTCAACGAAGCAAATCATGCTAATCGACTTTGGTGCGACTCGTTTCTACAAGAAAGATTTTATGGATGATTACTTAAGG GTTATCATAGCTGCAACGAAAAATGATCGACAGCAGATATTGGAACTGTCACGCAAGATGGGTTTTCTCACCGGCTACGAGACGGTTGCCATGGAAAACGCTCACATCGATGCAGTGTTGATCCTCGGCGAAGTGTTCAGCGTACCGGGCGAGTTCGAATTTGGACGACAGAGTACGACCAAGAAAATAGCTGCCCTCGTACCGGTGATGATTGCTCATCGGCTCTGTCCGCCACCGGAGGAGATCTATTCGCTTCATCGTAAACTGTCCGGAGTGTTTCTTCTCTGTGCACGCCTTAACGCCAAGATCGATTGCAAGCCAATCTTCAACGAGGTTATGCAGAACTATAAATTCGATTAG